A window from Roseburia sp. 499 encodes these proteins:
- a CDS encoding LysR family transcriptional regulator, which produces MTLQQLKYAITVADNQSMNEAAKELFISQPSLSNAMKELEKEIGISIFTRSNKGITISSDGAEFLGYARQVVEQASLLEEKYLGKSPAKIKFSVSTQHYSFAVNAFVDLISAYDAEHYDFMLRETRTYEIIEDVKNLTSEVGILYLNEFNRKVILKMLKENNLEFQELFTAEPHVFVGRNNPLVTKKKITLEDLEDYPCLSFEQGDYNSFYFAEEILSTLPHKKSIKVSDRATLFNLLIGLNGYTLCSGVISEELNGKDIIALPLDVEGEQMCIGYVTHKNATLSRFGEMYIEKLKAAVAME; this is translated from the coding sequence ATGACATTACAGCAGTTAAAATATGCCATTACAGTGGCAGATAACCAGTCGATGAACGAAGCGGCTAAGGAATTGTTTATTTCACAGCCAAGTTTGTCTAATGCAATGAAAGAATTGGAAAAGGAAATTGGAATCAGTATTTTTACAAGAAGTAATAAAGGAATTACCATATCTTCAGACGGAGCAGAATTTTTGGGATATGCAAGACAGGTAGTGGAGCAGGCATCGTTGTTGGAAGAAAAATATTTAGGAAAAAGTCCGGCAAAAATAAAGTTTAGTGTTTCTACCCAACATTATTCTTTTGCAGTAAATGCCTTTGTAGATTTGATTTCTGCTTATGATGCAGAACATTATGATTTTATGTTGCGGGAAACAAGAACTTATGAGATTATTGAAGATGTAAAAAATCTTACGAGTGAAGTAGGAATTTTGTATTTGAATGAATTTAATCGCAAAGTGATTCTAAAAATGTTAAAGGAGAATAATCTGGAGTTTCAGGAGCTGTTTACAGCAGAACCACATGTGTTCGTGGGGAGAAATAATCCATTAGTTACGAAAAAGAAAATTACACTGGAGGATTTAGAAGACTATCCTTGTTTATCTTTTGAACAGGGAGATTACAATTCTTTTTATTTTGCAGAAGAAATACTAAGTACTCTGCCGCATAAGAAATCTATAAAGGTTAGCGATAGAGCAACATTGTTTAATCTGTTAATTGGATTAAACGGTTATACTCTTTGTAGTGGTGTTATCAGTGAGGAATTGAATGGAAAGGATATTATAGCGTTGCCATTGGACGTGGAAGGAGAACAGATGTGTATTGGGTATGTTACTCATAAAAATGCCACACTTAGTCGATTTGGTGAGATGTATATTGAAAAATTAAAAGCTGCTGTTGCAATGGAATAA
- a CDS encoding metallophosphoesterase, protein MNRTWEKLEKAYENAPCLPIHSNSRFVFMSDCHRGIGNWGDNFQPNQNLFFAALQYYYRRKFTYIELGDGDELWENRKIGEIVRTHSNQFWLMSEFYRENRFYMIYGNHDRKKEQEEFIGKICNTYYCESEGIERNLFPGMKVQEAIRLKDNCDGQEIFLVHGHQGDFWNDTLWKVTRFLVRYVWRRLELAGCNDPTSTAKNYRKKEKTEKKLEYWAKEHQKILIAGHTHRPVFPKPGEGFYFNDGSCVHPRCITAIELEGGELSLVKWSMEVRKDNLIYIGRQVLEGPVSMKEYQ, encoded by the coding sequence ATGAACAGAACTTGGGAAAAATTAGAGAAAGCTTATGAAAATGCCCCATGTCTTCCGATTCATTCTAACAGTCGATTTGTTTTTATGAGCGATTGTCATAGAGGGATTGGAAACTGGGGCGATAATTTTCAGCCTAATCAGAATTTGTTTTTTGCAGCATTGCAGTATTATTATCGTCGCAAGTTCACCTATATTGAACTGGGAGATGGCGATGAATTATGGGAAAATCGGAAAATAGGAGAAATTGTACGAACACATAGCAATCAGTTCTGGCTGATGTCAGAATTCTATCGGGAAAATCGTTTTTATATGATATATGGAAATCATGATAGGAAGAAGGAACAGGAAGAATTTATAGGAAAGATTTGTAATACTTATTATTGCGAAAGCGAAGGAATAGAACGCAATTTATTTCCGGGAATGAAGGTGCAAGAGGCGATTCGATTAAAGGATAATTGTGATGGACAGGAGATATTTTTGGTTCATGGACATCAGGGAGACTTCTGGAATGATACATTGTGGAAGGTAACTCGTTTTCTGGTGCGATATGTTTGGCGAAGATTGGAACTGGCGGGATGCAACGATCCTACCAGTACCGCAAAGAACTATCGAAAAAAAGAGAAAACAGAAAAGAAACTGGAATATTGGGCGAAAGAACATCAGAAAATTTTGATTGCAGGGCATACACATCGACCGGTATTTCCGAAACCTGGAGAAGGGTTTTATTTTAATGATGGAAGCTGTGTTCATCCAAGATGCATTACCGCGATAGAATTAGAAGGAGGAGAACTATCATTGGTAAAATGGAGTATGGAGGTACGAAAGGATAATCTTATATATATTGGAAGACAAGTGCTGGAGGGACCGGTGTCAATGAAGGAGTATCAATAA
- a CDS encoding DUF4474 domain-containing protein, with translation MNIEYIICGCIALVILLMVIICCLRYHRHKKAKHSVKCRSDEEKLRDINDALKGFGFAYDLQKDIFYSLENAWQRKMGYGKIYDEMAPSMNMVIDCEPIYFEYDNRLFLIELWKGQYGITTGAEVGIYTAELSEKEPEQVFYHAASEKDQLLMNITLWKNGKKLFRQGKVHWWLTGFRLGEFSYPGELMLEVSISFTDSDMLDAFVRGCYRAGYLPDNLHIWCNRVEFRFAVPKTKQPSKRKCRKKLAQWQNRYDCRLYCRVTRCFERTIDKLDYLMQAYPGIFRLILKMGRIGSGRK, from the coding sequence ATGAATATCGAATATATTATTTGTGGATGTATTGCACTGGTGATTTTGTTGATGGTTATTATTTGTTGTCTTCGATACCATCGTCACAAAAAGGCAAAACACAGTGTAAAGTGTAGAAGTGATGAGGAAAAATTAAGAGATATCAATGATGCATTAAAAGGATTTGGATTTGCCTATGATTTACAAAAGGACATTTTTTATTCCTTAGAGAATGCATGGCAAAGAAAAATGGGATACGGGAAAATATATGATGAAATGGCTCCGTCTATGAATATGGTGATTGATTGTGAGCCAATTTATTTTGAATACGATAACCGTTTGTTTTTGATTGAACTGTGGAAAGGGCAGTATGGTATTACCACAGGTGCAGAGGTTGGAATTTATACAGCGGAACTTTCAGAGAAAGAGCCGGAACAGGTCTTTTATCATGCTGCATCGGAGAAAGACCAACTGCTTATGAATATTACTTTGTGGAAAAACGGAAAGAAATTGTTTCGGCAGGGAAAAGTTCATTGGTGGCTTACAGGATTTCGATTAGGCGAGTTTTCTTACCCGGGGGAATTAATGTTGGAAGTATCTATAAGTTTTACAGATTCAGATATGCTGGATGCCTTTGTGCGAGGATGCTACCGTGCAGGATATTTGCCGGATAATCTTCATATCTGGTGCAATCGTGTGGAATTTCGATTTGCAGTACCAAAGACGAAACAGCCGTCCAAGCGAAAATGCCGTAAAAAGCTGGCACAATGGCAGAACCGCTATGATTGCAGGTTATATTGTAGAGTAACCAGATGTTTTGAACGAACTATAGATAAATTGGATTATCTGATGCAGGCATACCCCGGAATTTTTCGATTGATTTTGAAAATGGGAAGAATCGGGTCTGGCAGGAAATGA
- a CDS encoding cation-translocating P-type ATPase, whose protein sequence is MKEKRKGLSTLEAQERLKEYGYNELAEKKKQSVVVIFLLQFKDFLVGLLIVASIISLMLGDLESALVILSVIIMNAVLGTVQQKKAEQSLEGLKKLTSPCVKAMRDETVTVIKGRELVPGDIVLFEAGDALCADGILIEAEAVTVNESALTGESIGVEKSAKDVEKSMVYSGCIVNTGRGKYEVIRTGMDTEVGKIANLVQTAEEKKTPLQISLDDFGKKLSFVIMGICALVFGVSAWQGENLPDAFLFAVALAVAAIPEALSSIVTIVLAFCTRKMAKENAIVRKLASVESLGSVSVICTDKTGTLTQNRMTVTGRFTFDCQEKETLMYAGILCNDAVIEGEKQIGDPTETALLSFAEKKEAGSVEQVRKQFARISSIPFDSERKLMTVLCSQEGAEDFTITKGAADVLLSRLTLVLEKGEVRSITQHDIEKIQETNQGFSEKGLRVLAFAARKAKDGKMQEENLCFLGIMAMADPPREESKEAVTLCTQAGIKTVMITGDHPQTAAAIAKEIGILRDGDPQGVMTGTELEKISDEELMEKVKTTRVYARVSPEHKIRIVRAWQKLGMITSMTGDGVNDAPALKKADVGVAMGKSGTEAAKEASDMILADDNFATIVKAVESGRNIYENIKKSIGFLLSGNMAGILSVLAACLAGMSLPFAPVHLLFINLLTDSLPAVALGMEPHSREVMKEKPRPAKEGIMTKAFMRNILIEGTVIAVNTMAAFIIGGASVYAFGVLCLSRLLHGYTCKGKQPVLGSGKMWNNTYMNGAFMIGFVLLNLVLLIPVFESLFQTTGITGVGILMIYGFSLLSFFENQLIRWIREKLHRKS, encoded by the coding sequence AGCAGAAAAAGGCAGAGCAGTCTCTGGAAGGCTTAAAAAAACTTACAAGTCCTTGTGTAAAAGCAATGCGAGATGAAACGGTAACTGTAATAAAAGGAAGAGAACTGGTACCGGGAGATATTGTTTTATTTGAGGCAGGGGATGCATTGTGTGCCGATGGAATTTTGATAGAAGCAGAGGCAGTTACAGTAAATGAAAGTGCCCTTACCGGAGAAAGTATTGGTGTGGAAAAAAGTGCGAAGGACGTAGAAAAATCTATGGTTTACTCTGGATGTATTGTAAATACAGGAAGAGGAAAATATGAGGTAATCCGAACCGGAATGGATACAGAGGTGGGGAAAATTGCTAATCTGGTTCAAACAGCAGAAGAGAAGAAAACACCTTTGCAGATAAGTCTGGACGATTTTGGGAAAAAACTTTCCTTTGTTATAATGGGAATTTGTGCGTTGGTCTTTGGTGTCAGTGCATGGCAGGGGGAAAACTTACCGGATGCATTTTTATTTGCCGTAGCTCTTGCCGTAGCAGCGATTCCGGAGGCGTTAAGTTCTATTGTTACGATTGTACTGGCATTTTGCACTAGAAAGATGGCAAAAGAGAATGCCATTGTGCGTAAATTGGCATCTGTAGAAAGTCTGGGGAGTGTATCGGTGATTTGTACGGATAAGACCGGAACATTAACACAGAATAGGATGACAGTAACCGGAAGATTTACATTTGACTGCCAAGAGAAGGAAACTCTGATGTACGCAGGCATCCTTTGTAATGATGCGGTAATAGAAGGAGAAAAACAGATAGGAGACCCTACGGAGACCGCTTTGTTAAGCTTTGCAGAGAAAAAAGAGGCAGGAAGTGTGGAACAGGTGCGAAAGCAATTTGCAAGAATATCATCTATTCCCTTTGATTCTGAACGAAAATTGATGACTGTATTGTGCAGTCAGGAAGGCGCAGAGGACTTTACGATTACGAAAGGTGCGGCAGATGTACTGTTGAGTCGTTTGACCTTGGTATTGGAAAAGGGAGAAGTAAGAAGCATAACGCAGCATGATATAGAAAAGATTCAGGAAACCAATCAGGGATTTTCTGAAAAAGGACTTCGTGTACTTGCCTTTGCAGCGCGAAAAGCGAAGGATGGAAAAATGCAGGAGGAAAATTTATGCTTCTTAGGAATAATGGCTATGGCAGATCCACCAAGAGAGGAATCAAAAGAGGCAGTAACTCTTTGTACACAGGCAGGCATCAAAACAGTTATGATTACCGGAGATCATCCGCAGACTGCAGCAGCCATTGCAAAAGAAATTGGAATTTTGCGTGATGGAGATCCACAAGGGGTAATGACAGGAACAGAACTCGAGAAAATCAGTGATGAGGAGCTGATGGAAAAGGTAAAGACCACCAGGGTATATGCCAGAGTTTCCCCGGAACATAAGATTCGCATTGTACGGGCGTGGCAAAAGCTTGGCATGATTACGTCAATGACCGGAGACGGTGTCAATGATGCACCGGCATTAAAAAAGGCAGACGTGGGAGTAGCCATGGGAAAATCCGGTACAGAGGCAGCGAAGGAAGCTTCCGATATGATTTTAGCAGATGATAACTTCGCAACAATCGTAAAGGCAGTAGAGAGCGGAAGAAATATTTATGAAAATATCAAAAAGTCTATTGGATTTCTTTTGTCAGGAAATATGGCAGGAATTCTCAGCGTGCTTGCTGCCTGTCTGGCAGGAATGTCGCTTCCGTTTGCACCGGTACATTTATTGTTTATTAATTTATTAACAGACTCGTTACCAGCGGTAGCTCTTGGAATGGAACCTCATTCCAGAGAGGTAATGAAGGAGAAACCAAGACCTGCTAAGGAAGGAATTATGACAAAGGCTTTTATGAGAAATATTCTGATAGAAGGAACTGTCATTGCGGTGAATACTATGGCAGCGTTTATCATAGGAGGAGCTAGTGTCTATGCTTTTGGTGTGCTCTGTCTTTCCAGACTTTTGCATGGATATACCTGCAAAGGAAAACAGCCGGTATTAGGCAGTGGAAAGATGTGGAATAATACCTATATGAATGGAGCATTTATGATTGGATTTGTATTGCTGAATCTGGTGCTTCTGATTCCGGTTTTTGAAAGTCTCTTTCAGACTACAGGAATTACTGGTGTTGGAATCCTGATGATTTATGGATTCAGTTTGTTAAGTTTTTTTGAAAATCAGTTGATTCGATGGATAAGAGAAAAGTTACATAGGAAGTCTTAA